TTTGGTAATTCTCAATTGAAATCCCATCTTGATAAGAATACTACAAATAATACACAGCAATCCATtcactaataataattgtttctaatttaagtactAAACACAAAGCCAGAATTTTGAGAAAAGGATTTAAGTgatcccagcactcaactggtaccttattttattgactccagaaagatggaaggcaaaactgactttggtgggatttgaactcagaatatagagaacTGGGTGAGGTAAATACTGGAATGTATTATtctgacattttaaaaattttgccaGTTTGTCATCCtttataatttctaacataagtaccacattttaacgtgtataaggtactcttttttgtcaaaaattaagtaaaaaaaatatgagagtttcttatacatggatagtattataattcCTTACAAAACCAttcccaaattttaagccccaaaaattagggggttccttatatacgttaaaatacggtacaaGGTTGGAAATTCAGAGGAGGAGGAactgttgattatattgatctcagtacttgactagcaaagttgatctcggtgagatttgaattcaaaacaactCTGCTAAATAATTACTACTTCGTATTTTATCAACACTAAaggaacgaaaggcaaagttgaccttggcaggtttgaactcagaacataaaaagctgtaactaaatattgtgaaatattttgcttGATGCTCTCCTGATTCTGTGGATCTGGAGAAAAGTAGCAATGGTAGACAGTAGTAGAAAATTAAAAACAGTAAGATTATTTCAAGGTCAAAAGCCCTTTCGGcactgtcagaagtgaaagtgctcactgctagtgaagtatctgtctgtctgcctgtctgcctgcatgcctgttgctggcctgtcgattctttggctactgacagctataccatgactggccggagcgagctatatgtctgtctgtctctctctctatctatctatctattactcgaaagttcgcgcgtccgagctagctagtcgtgagcggtcgatcctattatttttaaacttcaaacttcatttgttttctattttgataaattctctctgttgaaaattatatttttatattttaaataatttgcaatttcaggaaatatgtttttatattaaatttgtgttttctactcacgactagctagcgcggacgcgcgaactttcgagtaatagatagatagatagatagagagagagacagacagatagctcgctcccgccagtcatggtattagcagcagccaaagaatcgacaggccagcaacaggcagacagacagctaatagcatgacagtgccgcCCTTTCCCCTCCTTATAACACATAATCTaaccttattttatttgtttctggaATTGTGCCAACTTTACTTTGACAAACCACTTTCTAAAGCAAACCCACAACAGAACATCTACGTGGTTAATCGATTTCCTAGAAATAGTTACTAAACCTTCACTGGTTATTGTATCTAAAAAAAGtggaatatagaataaaatatggGAAGGTCATGACTGGAGCGTCTTTGCTCTATCACAATCGAACAGGAACTACACGACCTTATTAATCGTggtcaaaatattttccattgaaaACAACACTTGACAAACCATAGCAGCAGAAAGtaaacatgaatgtgtatgtgtgtgtgttgaatgtatGTGCGATCGTGTTtgtgatgcgtgtgtatgtgaatatgtgcccGTGAGTGTGCATAATGTGTGTGATGACGATTGAAAGTTTCTGTTGGTGGTTAAGCAACAGCTGTGTTAGTAGCTTGACGCAATTGTATTTTCCCGACTGCTGCTACTTATACTACTCTGACTATCGCCATCACGTCTACTCTTGCAGCTGTCCGATTAGTGTCACCCTGCAGTATTAATCAACcacccaccaccaacactattgtaactactattactactatcattactgctactgctattaGTACTTCAGGTATATCCAGTTTATAAAGGACCTAACTCTACAGTTCCATGAGAAAGAAACATGTCGAGCGACTTAGAACAGAAGATAGCAGCAGATATAACATGTTCCATCTGCTTAGAGATATTTTCTCGGCCCTTAACCTTGGTTCCGTGTCTACATTCTTATTGTAAACATTGTCTCGAGCTTTACGTGAAAAACTTCGCAGATAACAATGGGTGTTTCCCTTGTCCTGAATGCAGGATTCAAATTACGTTACCTTCGGAAGGGATCGAAGGTCTAACCCATAACCATACCCTACAGAGTATTCTAGATAATTGGTTTTTGCATAACAAGGGAAAAGCTGAGATTGAGCAGCAAGTGCCCGAAGCCGAagttaataaaaatgaatatgttGATCTATCATCTTATACTGTAGTAGACATGGATGAGGAAAGTCAACTGGAGAAGAATGAACACACAAAGAAGCAACAGCACTTTAATACAGACACCAACAAAACTTCGGTAACTATATCTTCGCTGCTTTGtctgatattttgaaatattttcttctttcgaattgttttatttatactttaaagtttAAGAAATATATCATAACTAATGTTCTTCTATAGGAAAATGATTGATTCAACAGCACATTTAGTTTCTCTATAAATCTAAGTTATTTTGATTTCATAAACTTTACACTTACCGAATATGTAGACATTACACACACTCaggcaaacatacacgcatacaaattcATAGTTTGGGAGACAGACCAATATGTTTGTTTTAACAACTAGTGAAATAGGACTCAAagcttaaataaaaatataattttttttattagctgAAATTGTTATTGCAGTTACTTCAGGACCCAGAGTTTCGTACCAAGTTACTTACCAATTTATAAGTCACTCCTATAGCAAAATCAGCTATTAGTTATGAAAGTTTCAAGTTCTGTAGAAATTGTCTAACTGCCATAATTGGGCGAAGGTAGAAGCGCGTGCAAAACACCCACTTCcgctttttttttccccaaaaaatttctTCGGATTTCTGTTTCCGATATAGGAGAATACCATTTTGCTCaaaaatcacgttttcaaaattttaattgggTTCTTTCGTTTGAAGCAGCATTTATGTCAAACTTAatcatatgggatcatatgattgttcgttaatttccgtaatttttttttttacttttttatgttttgaagTGAGAACAGAAAGTGAAAGGGAGGAgactgaaagatgtatgtacgcatatatgaaatggacgtatgagtgagagagagagaggtgtgtgttgtcatgtatgtatttttttacaaGTATGTGAAAGAATGCCATTTTAATTTTACCCTCCCCACcccaatttcttaatttttaacattttttgccccttttcttttttaaaatccaCATAGGAAAATACAGAAATTACGAATatgggaattaaaaaaaatttttttcataatgaaACACTCAATGCCACTTCCCCCACCTCGCCCATCCATCAAAAAGCTAAAACCTccgaataagagaataaaagtaaaaattaaaatatatgtaggatgttatagttgcagttccattatccaaggataAGTGGTGTGTAGatgtggtagaaatgcttcttgtccatggtatgtaaacttcgataggagttcatattttattacaaatggaAGATGTGGAGACATAGATtctgtgctgttcattcaaaggggtcttgtggtgtaaatgaaattttgagaatgtagttgtagtattaagtagatagaggagagagaggaagagaaagggggaaaaaatgaaattgtccattttttttcatttttttcactttctcttctttcttcacctATTCCTAACGACCATTCTCCTCATTTTAACTCacatcttttctctcctctctatctacTTATTACTATCACTACATTctctttgaatgaacagcacatggaatctatgtctccacactttccatctgtaataaaatatgtactcctatcagaatttacataccatggacaagaagtaTTTCTACAACTTCTACACACCACTtatccttggataatggaactgcaactgtaacatcctacatatatttaaatttttacttttattctcttatttccctttatacttcttatttccacccttttccaaaataactccttatattgaattctactatttccctctatttaaccatctcacatcatctctgatgaagggatatccctaacatcccagaaacagctgaaagactaacttttttttacaaatgtcctgaaaattccacacagctttTNNNNNNNNNNNNNNNNNNNNNNNNNNNNNNNNNNNNNNNNNNNNNNNNNNNNNNNNNNNNNNNNNNNNNNNNNNNNNNNNNNNNNNtatatatatatatatatatatatatatatgtaacgattAGTTCTTCGTTGCAGTtgagggtcaccaattgtaattgttgttgttaaggtgttggTTGCCAGTGTAACAATTTACATTATGATCTATGCTGGAGTTGGCAGTTAGCGATTGTATCGGGTGTTgctgttgcagatgtgcaagatggaagaagaaaaatgatcgaagttgtaaaagaaatatttatttactgttactttGTATAATACtatgcctcgacgggcaggtgtgtgtatcatataaaaaCAATANNNNNNNNNNGGCaggtgtgtgtatcatataaaaacaatagagttatcttttcttgtatgttgttgctgtttatgtttGGTCAACTGCTAGCTGCCTAACTAGGATTTAAAGGAAGatagagtgaatgttaaatgtgggaagtcaataaaatgataCCTTCATTGTGTTTGACATTTAAACAGCAGTGGTGTTCTGATAAGACTCTGTATCATAGTTCACATTCTCACTGTAAGCCTTCTCTCAGTTGAATTATTTATCACTGATTTCCTCGCTTCTAATATTACGTTAATTTCCTTCCTAGTTAATTGGGTATGGTTTTTGGTGAAGATAAGAGTGCTATTTAGGATCGTAGGGTTAATAGATGAGTAGTAATCTACTATGTCTATTTGTAGGAATTTGTAGTTTATCTTGTTTTGGATTCTAGAGAACCAGTTTAGGGCTTCATATGTGTTGGACCGTAGTTCTAGGGCGATCACATTCCTTAGCTTAGGGATGTATTTGTCTaatattaatttacttaatttaCATAAATCCGACTTATTGGGGCATATTAATCTAACTTTGGTAACTGTTAAGAAGTTAGGTTTATGATCTTTTAGTGTGATGTATGGTCTGGAAGGTATGAAGGGTTCGGTTTTCTCCTCTATGTTGTATTCTGTCATAATGCTCTTGGCTGCTAAGTTCATAGATCTTAAGGTGCTGTTAGGTGCTTTGTatgtttttgtaatttctttatgTAGCAACTGGTGGTATAAATTTATATCCAGAGTGTAGGAATTCTTAGTTTTATTGGAGTGAACCATAATTCCCTTTTGTAATTTCAGTTTGTATAATAGGTTCTTTTGGTAGATGTTGTTTCTTAGTGGATGCCATTTGAATTGTAGCTTCTTGATAGTATCCCATAGTTTAGTTTCAAAGGCATCTAAATGACTGTTTGGTGGGGTGTTTTCCTGGTCTTGAAGACTCCTTTGGTGAGGGCATTGCTGTTGTGGTGTTGCGTTGTCTCTAGCTGGCtgtttttatcataaaataagGCTTTCCAGCGCAAGCAGTGGGTGAAGTCTGTAATTTTACTAATGACTTCTTTAAGATATACATTTTTGAGTGGAATCGGTATATCTTTTAAAGATGCTTCTATTGTTATTTGCTCCATTTACCCAGTATGTGCCTGTTGTAGGCTGGCTAAGGCATCTTAGTCAGAAACTTTTGTTATgcaggtataagttagaggtgtttaaagcCTCTAAGGGATAGATATATCCAAAGGCACTTCTGGTAATTACCTCAGTAGGTATATTCCTTGGTAAAAAGTATATGGCAGCAGGTAATTTAGTGGGTAACTGTAGTTTAATTTATATAGACGAGAAGAAAATGGaaggaaataacaaacagaagTGTGTCTTTTGCACTAGTAGgtatacagaagcaaaaaaaaaaagaagagtgctaTTGTTATCAAGTGAATGATATTTCAGCATCTAGTgtaccttccacaggttcaaaaaataaactcgTCAATCTActactggaggagttacctcaatcctataaaatattaccaaaaatgaagtaaattgacaagtttattttttgaacctgtggaaggcaCACTAGATGCTGAAATattgttcacttgataacaatggcactcttctttttttttgcttctgtataccaactggaggagttacctcaatcctataaagtatcatcattattgttgttgttattattattataattattattattattattattgctattattattatctgttgttgttgttattactgtcatTAAATGATAACttgattgtattttttatttctccttttatgaaaataatcaattaaacaaagcaaaatgttgattcttttccttctgTTTCCAGCAAATATCATCAAATGAACCAACACAATTACCAAATTTACCTAACCTACATGCATGTAAtgcatcattaccaccactaccgtGTATACCTTCAGCTCCATTTCCACAATATAATTTATATCCCTATATAAGGGACAATGACAGCAATGATTTAAACTATCAGACATATAGTCCACAAAAGGACTTTTGTACAGAAGGATTACTTGTAAAATTTGGTCAATATAGCAGACATGTTAATGAGTTTCAGAAACCTTATGGTATTGCTATTAACAGAGCtgggcatatatgtgtatcagaTCTGAAAGGAGGACGTATTCTCATTTTTTCACCGACTGGTATCTTTCTTAATAAGCTTCTTCCTTCTTGTGATATATATGATGTAGCTATATTACCAAATCAAAACATTCTGACTTCAGTTGCAAAAGCTGGTAAGTACAGTTATTatttaagattttttaaaatttcatttatgaaatagaATGCTGATAATTTAGGAAACATTTTTGATGAATGACGAATACATTAAGTGTCAGTAAGAAGCCAACTGataaataatttctataattaGTTGTTGTGATGAGTCATCTgaagtgtttgttttgtttcttttttgaaatatataaaccagTAATAAATATAGCAATAACACAGAACAACTTATTTATAGTCACCAGCATTTAAAATAAAGGCCAAGCTGGTTATAAATAGTAACTGAGGATTAATATTTGCATGATCAATATTTAAGTATTAGATATTAGATTAATATTTAGTATTAGATATTAATATTAGATTAATCTTGCATGATTAATATTTAGTAACATATATGCAATTACATATTTGTAAGTGAAATGAGTTATGAttgtagatatataattttctaattacACACCTGATAACAGGCATGTAATTCCATATTTGTAATTGTACGTGTAATTGTTACTCTTTTGATTACACTTAGCTCTAGCTATTTACATATGAAGCCAACAAGGCAGCATCTACATgaaaataactgccaaatctccctcaaactacaccctaccatcttaaagaaGGGCATGTTAGATAATGTGGCTAGGAGAACATTCTGCTTGATAAAAAGTTagggtggtcacagctggaatgccatTGTTAATAGATTTGCTCAGTTAGGattgatgtaaaaataaacaactctGACAACTGTATGCATTTAGGAACACATTGACTTTGATGCATGAAAAATGACTTTTATGTCAGGCAGTTTGAGAAGTTGTGTTTGTGAATGCTT
This genomic interval from Octopus bimaculoides isolate UCB-OBI-ISO-001 chromosome 4, ASM119413v2, whole genome shotgun sequence contains the following:
- the LOC106873776 gene encoding tripartite motif-containing protein 3, which translates into the protein MSSDLEQKIAADITCSICLEIFSRPLTLVPCLHSYCKHCLELYVKNFADNNGCFPCPECRIQITLPSEGIEGLTHNHTLQSILDNWFLHNKGKAEIEQQVPEAEVNKNEYVDLSSYTVVDMDEESQLEKNEHTKKQQHFNTDTNKTSQISSNEPTQLPNLPNLHACNASLPPLPCIPSAPFPQYNLYPYIRDNDSNDLNYQTYSPQKDFCTEGLLVKFGQYSRHVNEFQKPYGIAINRAGHICVSDLKGGRILIFSPTGIFLNKLLPSCDIYDVAILPNQNILTSVAKADKAILHIYNMNSHLISQYTGLHFQYARPSGVAVNKYGYAIVTSLENDCVYVFTEEGKLSLKFGWKGSGNDHFNRPYFVTTNDKLQIIVSDCGNNCIKVFSSDGKFKCKYGKKGKDKGMLFKPMGVCTDRNNNIIVADYGNYRVQAFSPKGRSLGFPVYDTFRIGKDVSPINVAINRHNNVVVLLTGEKFAEVRVYEWNPEV